The following are from one region of the Brienomyrus brachyistius isolate T26 chromosome 4, BBRACH_0.4, whole genome shotgun sequence genome:
- the LOC125740693 gene encoding FK506-binding protein 5-like isoform X12: MGDLKEDLKMMADEGDTKQPLAGRNGKKSEHAQKSSFFTWFLVLAMLGAWTSVAVVWLEIVDYKDVLGHLAAYDVDGDGEFDVEDAKILLGLKDKAVVVSSDAGQVDEPAARMGEEAEPELILDVEPVVEEEVQLNVAEEKTASEPSLLEEPEVEEEVDASEPVLEIEEEEVEAMTIDDTVGEETLRTGAENDLLEETTDPVEEESEKGDAPEEENEQEYSGPLEEGIQEDDTAVEQEFTEEPIQEDDAVLELEVEEEPVMVEEEGAAVAQQVEGEYVAVQEIVSAIDDQMQEEEEFATGVEVAQGEDIPVEEVQEEGIHLEEEIQHWKQQALEESEVVEEEIQEEAVPIEVETREESKEEETQAETVSLEEELQEELVPQEAEVQKEMVQQDASPIEEESALVEDEMQDEIAPVEEVVQDEAVLEEDFAAVEEEVWDEAVLDEEEFAAVEEEVQDEAVLDEEELAAVEEEVQDEAVLDEEEFAAVEEEVQDDAVPVEEDLPAVEEEVQDDAVPVEEDLPAVEEEVRDEAIPEEEDLPAVEEEVQDEAVPEEEDFAAVEEEVRDDAVPVEEDLPAVEEEVWDEAVPEEEDFAAVEEEVRDDAVPEEEDLPAVEEEVQDETVPEEEDFAPTEEEVQNEAIPVEEELAAVGEEMQQDAAPVEEEIHDEASHLEEEMLEEVVEKEVQGVSAPFEEGEDEFIPQEGEDEMVQEEAVPVEDEIQEEATLAEEEPSPVEDEKPEAEEAAPVEEETAPVEEEAAAVEEGKEEARNVAEVQEEATPVQKMVQEDNVHINKEAHEEVTDEYFPREEVPGVEFHKDMPTDT; encoded by the exons ATGGGGGACCTGAAGGAGGACCTGAAGATGATGGCTGATGAAGGAG ACACGAAACAGCCATTGGCCGGTAGGAACGGCAAGAAGTCTGAGCATGCCCAGAAGAGCTCGTTCTTCACCTGGTTCCTGGTGCTGGCCATGCTGGGCGCCTGGACATCCGTCGCCGTAGTGTGGCTCGAGATTGTGGACTACAAGGATGTGCTGG GACACCTTGCAGCATATGATGTTGATGGAGATGGTGAATTTGATGTGGAAGACGCAAAGATTCTGCTAG GATTGAAAGACAAGGCTGTTGTGGTGTCAAGCGATGCAGGACAAGTGGACGAGCCAGCAGCCCGAATGGGAGAAG AAGCTGAGCCAGAACTGATACTAGATGTGGAACCCGTTGTGGAAGAGGAGGTCCAGTTGAATGTGGCAGaagagaagactgcatcag AGCCCAGTCTTTTGGAGGAGCCAGAGGTTGAGGAAGAAGTAGATGCATCAGAGCCAGTTCTGGAAATAGAGGAAGAGGAAGTAGAGGCCATGACTATAGATGACACCGTGGGCGAAGAGACCCTACGTACGGGAGCTGAGAATGATCTTCTGGAAGAAACAACTGATCCTGTGGAGGAGGAATCAGAGAAAGGTGATGCACCTGAGGAGGAAAATGAACAAGAATACTCTGGACCTTTGGAGGAGGGAATACAGGAAGATGACACAGCAGTTGAACAGGAATTCACAGAAGAACCTATTCAAGAAGATGACGCAGTGCTTGAACTGGAGGTTGAGGAAGAACCTGTAATGGTAGAGGAGGAAGGGGCAGCAGTTGCGCAGCAGGTTGAAGGTGAATATGTTGCTGTGCAAGAAATTGTTTCAGCTATAGATGACCAAATGCAGGAAGAGGAGGAATTTGCAACTGGAGTAGAAGTAGCACAAGGAGAGGACATACCTGTAGAGGAGGTACAGGAAGAGGGAATACATTTAGAAGAGGAAATACAGCACTGGAAGCAACAAGCACTGGAAGAATCTGAGGTTGTAGAGGAAGAAATACAGGAAGAAGCTGTACCTATAGAGGTGGAAACACGGGAAGAAAGCAAAGAGGAGGAAACACAAGCAGAAACTGTGTCTTTAGAAGAGGAATTACAAGAAGAGCTTGTACCTCAAGAGGCAGAAGTACAGAAAGAGATGGTACAGCAAGATGCTTCACCTATAGAGGAAGAGTCTGCACTTGTAGAAGATGAAATGCAGGATGAGATTGCACCTGTAGAAGAAGTAGTACAGGATGAGGCTGTACTTGAGGAAGACTTTGCAGCTGTAGAAGAGGAAGTATGGGATGAGGCTGTACTTGATGAGGAAGAGTTTGCAGCTGTAGAAGAGGAAGTACAGGATGAGGCTGTACTTGATGAGGAAGAGCTTGCAGCTGTAGAAGAGGAAGTACAGGATGAGGCTGTACTTGATGAGGAAGAGTTTGCAG CTGTAGAAGAGGAAGTACAGGATGATGCTGTACCTGTAGAGGAAGATCTTCCAGCTGTAGAAGAGGAAGTACAGGATGATGCTGTACCTGTAGAGGAAGATCTTCCAGCTGTAGAAGAGGAAGTACGGGATGAAGCTATACCTGAAGAGGAAGATCTTCCAGCTGTAGAAGAGGAAGTACAGGATGAGGCTGTACCTGAAGAGGAAGACTTTGCAGCTGTAGAAGAAGAAGTACGGGATGATGCTGTACCTGTAGAGGAAGATCTTCCAGCTGTAGAAGAGGAAGTATGGGATGAGGCTGTACCTGAAGAGGAAGATTTTGCAGCTGTAGAAGAGGAAGTACGGGATGATGCTGTACCTGAAGAGGAAGATCTTCCAGCTGTAGAAGAGGAAGTACAGGATGAGACTGTACCTGAAGAGGAAGATTTTGCACCTACAGAAGAAGAAGTACAGAATGAGGCCATACCTGTAGAGGAAGAGCTTGCAGCTGTAGGAGAGGAAATGCAGCAAGATGCTGCACCTGTAGAAGAGGAAATACATGATGAGGCCTCACATTTGGAGGAAGAAATGCTGGAAGAAGTTGTAGAGAAAGAAGTACAGGGAGTGAGTGCACCTTTTGAAGAGGGTGAAGATGAGTTTATACCTCAAGAGGGAGAAGATGAGATGGTACAGGAAGAGGCTGTACCTGTAGAAGACGAAATACAGGAAGAGGCCACACTGGCAGAGGAAGAGCCTTCACCTGTAGAAGATGAAAAACCAGAAGCCGAGGAGGCTGCACCTGTAGAGGAAGAGACTGCACCTGTAGAGGAAGAGGCTGCAGCTGTAGAGGAAGGAAAAGAGGAGGCCAGAAATGTAGCAGAAGTACAGGAAGAGGCCACACCTGTACAGAAAATGGTGCAAGAAGATAATGtacatataaataaagaagcacaTGAGGAGGTAACAGATGAATACTTCCCTCGTGAAG AAGTTCCTGGAGTGGAATTCCATAAAGACATGCCAACAG ACACGTAA
- the LOC125740693 gene encoding FK506-binding protein 5-like isoform X5, whose protein sequence is MGDLKEDLKMMADEGDTKQPLAGRNGKKSEHAQKSSFFTWFLVLAMLGAWTSVAVVWLEIVDYKDVLGHLAAYDVDGDGEFDVEDAKILLGLKDKAVVVSSDAGQVDEPAARMGEEAEPELILDVEPVVEEEVQLNVAEEKTASEPSLLEEPEVEEEVDASEPVLEIEEEEVEAMTIDDTVGEETLRTGAENDLLEETTDPVEEESEKGDAPEEENEQEYSGPLEEGIQEDDTAVEQEFTEEPIQEDDAVLELEVEEEPVMVEEEGAAVAQQVEGEYVAVQEIVSAIDDQMQEEEEFATGVEVAQGEDIPVEEVQEEGIHLEEEIQHWKQQALEESEVVEEEIQEEAVPIEVETREESKEEETQAETVSLEEELQEELVPQEAEVQKEMVQQDASPIEEESALVEDEMQDEIAPVEEVVQDEAVLEEDFAAVEEEVWDEAVLDEEEFAAVEEEVQDEAVLDEEELAAVEEEVQDEAVLDEEEFAGVEEEVQDETVPEEEELAAVEEEVRDEAVLDEEEFAAVEEEVQDEAVLDEEDFAAVEEEVRDDSVPVEEDFAAVEEEVQDDAVPVEEDLPAVEEEVQDDAVPEEEDLPAVEEEVQDEAVPEEEDFAAVEEEVRDDAVPVEEDLPAVEEEVWDEAVPEEEDFAAVEEEVRDDAVPEEEDLPAVEEEVQDETVPEEEDFAPTEEEVQNEAIPVEEELAAVGEEMQQDAAPVEEEIHDEASHLEEEMLEEVVEKEVQGVSAPFEEGEDEFIPQEGEDEMVQEEAVPVEDEIQEEATLAEEEPSPVEDEKPEAEEAAPVEEETAPVEEEAAAVEEGKEEARNVAEVQEEATPVQKMVQEDNVHINKEAHEEVTDEYFPREEVPGVEFHKDMPTDT, encoded by the exons ATGGGGGACCTGAAGGAGGACCTGAAGATGATGGCTGATGAAGGAG ACACGAAACAGCCATTGGCCGGTAGGAACGGCAAGAAGTCTGAGCATGCCCAGAAGAGCTCGTTCTTCACCTGGTTCCTGGTGCTGGCCATGCTGGGCGCCTGGACATCCGTCGCCGTAGTGTGGCTCGAGATTGTGGACTACAAGGATGTGCTGG GACACCTTGCAGCATATGATGTTGATGGAGATGGTGAATTTGATGTGGAAGACGCAAAGATTCTGCTAG GATTGAAAGACAAGGCTGTTGTGGTGTCAAGCGATGCAGGACAAGTGGACGAGCCAGCAGCCCGAATGGGAGAAG AAGCTGAGCCAGAACTGATACTAGATGTGGAACCCGTTGTGGAAGAGGAGGTCCAGTTGAATGTGGCAGaagagaagactgcatcag AGCCCAGTCTTTTGGAGGAGCCAGAGGTTGAGGAAGAAGTAGATGCATCAGAGCCAGTTCTGGAAATAGAGGAAGAGGAAGTAGAGGCCATGACTATAGATGACACCGTGGGCGAAGAGACCCTACGTACGGGAGCTGAGAATGATCTTCTGGAAGAAACAACTGATCCTGTGGAGGAGGAATCAGAGAAAGGTGATGCACCTGAGGAGGAAAATGAACAAGAATACTCTGGACCTTTGGAGGAGGGAATACAGGAAGATGACACAGCAGTTGAACAGGAATTCACAGAAGAACCTATTCAAGAAGATGACGCAGTGCTTGAACTGGAGGTTGAGGAAGAACCTGTAATGGTAGAGGAGGAAGGGGCAGCAGTTGCGCAGCAGGTTGAAGGTGAATATGTTGCTGTGCAAGAAATTGTTTCAGCTATAGATGACCAAATGCAGGAAGAGGAGGAATTTGCAACTGGAGTAGAAGTAGCACAAGGAGAGGACATACCTGTAGAGGAGGTACAGGAAGAGGGAATACATTTAGAAGAGGAAATACAGCACTGGAAGCAACAAGCACTGGAAGAATCTGAGGTTGTAGAGGAAGAAATACAGGAAGAAGCTGTACCTATAGAGGTGGAAACACGGGAAGAAAGCAAAGAGGAGGAAACACAAGCAGAAACTGTGTCTTTAGAAGAGGAATTACAAGAAGAGCTTGTACCTCAAGAGGCAGAAGTACAGAAAGAGATGGTACAGCAAGATGCTTCACCTATAGAGGAAGAGTCTGCACTTGTAGAAGATGAAATGCAGGATGAGATTGCACCTGTAGAAGAAGTAGTACAGGATGAGGCTGTACTTGAGGAAGACTTTGCAGCTGTAGAAGAGGAAGTATGGGATGAGGCTGTACTTGATGAGGAAGAGTTTGCAGCTGTAGAAGAGGAAGTACAGGATGAGGCTGTACTTGATGAGGAAGAGCTTGCAGCTGTAGAAGAGGAAGTACAGGATGAGGCTGTACTTGATGAGGAAGAGTTTGCAGGTGTAGAAGAGGAAGTACAGGATGAGACTGTACCTGAAGAGGAAGAGCTTGCAGCTGTAGAAGAGGAAGTACGGGATGAGGCTGTACTTGATGAGGAAGAGTTTGCAGCTGTAGAAGAGGAAGTACAGGATGAGGCTGTACTTGATGAGGAAGACTTTGCAGCTGTAGAAGAGGAAGTACGGGATGATTCTGTACCTGTAGAGGAAGACTTTGCAGCTGTAGAAGAGGAAGTACAGGATGATGCTGTACCTGTAGAGGAAGATCTTCCAGCTGTAGAAGAGGAAGTACAGGATGATGCTGTAC CTGAAGAGGAAGATCTTCCAGCTGTAGAAGAGGAAGTACAGGATGAGGCTGTACCTGAAGAGGAAGACTTTGCAGCTGTAGAAGAAGAAGTACGGGATGATGCTGTACCTGTAGAGGAAGATCTTCCAGCTGTAGAAGAGGAAGTATGGGATGAGGCTGTACCTGAAGAGGAAGATTTTGCAGCTGTAGAAGAGGAAGTACGGGATGATGCTGTACCTGAAGAGGAAGATCTTCCAGCTGTAGAAGAGGAAGTACAGGATGAGACTGTACCTGAAGAGGAAGATTTTGCACCTACAGAAGAAGAAGTACAGAATGAGGCCATACCTGTAGAGGAAGAGCTTGCAGCTGTAGGAGAGGAAATGCAGCAAGATGCTGCACCTGTAGAAGAGGAAATACATGATGAGGCCTCACATTTGGAGGAAGAAATGCTGGAAGAAGTTGTAGAGAAAGAAGTACAGGGAGTGAGTGCACCTTTTGAAGAGGGTGAAGATGAGTTTATACCTCAAGAGGGAGAAGATGAGATGGTACAGGAAGAGGCTGTACCTGTAGAAGACGAAATACAGGAAGAGGCCACACTGGCAGAGGAAGAGCCTTCACCTGTAGAAGATGAAAAACCAGAAGCCGAGGAGGCTGCACCTGTAGAGGAAGAGACTGCACCTGTAGAGGAAGAGGCTGCAGCTGTAGAGGAAGGAAAAGAGGAGGCCAGAAATGTAGCAGAAGTACAGGAAGAGGCCACACCTGTACAGAAAATGGTGCAAGAAGATAATGtacatataaataaagaagcacaTGAGGAGGTAACAGATGAATACTTCCCTCGTGAAG AAGTTCCTGGAGTGGAATTCCATAAAGACATGCCAACAG ACACGTAA